A single region of the Raphanus sativus cultivar WK10039 chromosome 1, ASM80110v3, whole genome shotgun sequence genome encodes:
- the LOC108808994 gene encoding UDP-galactose/UDP-glucose transporter 3 translates to MEAHGSGLRRVLLLSFCVAGIWAAYIYQGVLQETLSTKKFGEDGMRFEHLAFLNLAQNVVCLVWSYLMIKLWSNGGSGGAPWWTYWSAGITNTIGPAMGIEALKYISYPAQVLAKSSKMIPVMLMGSLVYGIRYSLPEYLCTFLVAGGVSMFALLKTSSKTISKLAHPNAPLGYGLCFLNLAFDGFTNATQDSITARYPKTNAWDIMLGMNLWGTIYNMVYMFGLPHGSGFEAVQFCKQHPEAAWDILMYCLCGAVGQNFIFLTISRFGSLANTTITTTRKFVSIVVSSVLSGNPLSSKQWGCVSMVFGGLSYQIYLKWRKLQRVQKKKKT, encoded by the exons atGGAAGCTCACGGATCCGGTCTCCGGCGAGTTCTGCTGCTTTCGTTCTGTGTCGCTGGGATCTGGGCTGCCTACATTTACCAAGGCGTTCTTCAGGAAACCTT GTCGACGAAGAAGTTTGGGGAAGATGGGATGAGATTTGAGCACCTAGCGTTTCTCAACTTGGCTCAGAATGTAGTCTGCTTGGTTTGGTCTTATTTAA TGATTAAGCTGTGGTCCAATGGAGGAAGTGGTGGAGCTCCATGGTGGACTTACTGGAGTGCTGGTATTACTAATACTATTGGTCCTGCCATGGGCATTGAAGCTCTCAAGTATATCAGCTACCCTGCTCAG GTTCTGGCTAAATCTTCTAAGATGATTCCAG TTATGCTTATGGGTTCCTTAGTTTATGGCATAAGATACAGTTTGCCTGAGTATCTTTGCACCTTTCTTGTTGCGGGAGGAGTGTCCATGTTTGCTCTTCTTAAG ACAAGCTCGAAGACCATCAGCAAGCTTGCACATCCAAACGCCCCTCTTGGTTACGGACTTTGCTTCTTGAACCTCGCCTTTGACGGATTCACAAACGCCACCCAGGATTCCATTACCGCTAG GTACCCCAAAACCAACGCGTGGGACATAATGCTGGGAATGAATCTATGGGGAACCATATACAACATGGTCTACATGTTTGGATTGCCACACGGGAGCGGATTCGAAGCTGTCCAGTTCTGCAAGCAACACCCTGAGGCAGCATGGGACATTCTCATGTACTGTCTATGCGGCGCAGTGGGACAAAACTTCATCTTCTTGACGATAAGCAGATTCGGGTCTCTAGCTAACACGACCATAACCACAACCCGGAAGTTTGTGAGCATCGTGGTATCCTCTGTTCTGAGCGGGAATCCATTGTCGTCAAAACAATGGGGATGCGTGTCAATGGTGTTTGGTGGCTTGTCTTACCAAATTTATCTGAAATGGAGGAAGCTGCAGAGAgtgcagaagaagaaaaagacttGA